The proteins below are encoded in one region of Ephemeroptericola cinctiostellae:
- the trhO gene encoding oxygen-dependent tRNA uridine(34) hydroxylase TrhO, whose amino-acid sequence MSQIVVCALYKFVDLPQFEDLRQPLLDVMETHHIRGTLLLAKEGINGTVAGTQTAIDELRTWLNEQSGLDHIVCKFSYHDDMPFNRSKVKLKKEIVTMGIEGIDPRRVVGTYVQPKDWNALIADPDVVVVDTRNDYEFEIGTFKRALNPHTESFREFPAYVKEHLDPSKHKKVAMFCTGGIRCEKSTAYLKEQGFDEVYHLQGGILKYLEEVPEADSLWEGECFVFDERVAVNHQLEKGQYDQCHACRYPITEADKNSPKFQYQVSCPHCFDSLDEDKKARLLERGKQVRLAAERGESHIGGDVKKIAAERHDAKKAQRAADRAKAL is encoded by the coding sequence ATGTCTCAAATCGTCGTCTGCGCCTTGTATAAGTTTGTTGATTTACCTCAATTTGAAGACCTGCGCCAACCCCTGCTCGACGTCATGGAAACCCATCACATTCGCGGCACGCTGTTACTCGCCAAAGAAGGCATCAATGGCACCGTCGCAGGCACACAAACAGCAATCGACGAGTTGCGTACATGGCTCAACGAACAATCAGGGCTGGACCACATCGTCTGCAAATTTTCATACCACGATGACATGCCTTTCAACCGCAGCAAAGTGAAACTGAAAAAAGAAATCGTCACCATGGGCATTGAAGGCATTGACCCGCGTCGCGTCGTTGGCACCTACGTACAACCCAAAGACTGGAATGCCCTGATTGCCGATCCAGATGTGGTTGTGGTTGACACCCGCAACGACTATGAATTTGAAATCGGCACATTCAAACGCGCCCTAAACCCGCACACTGAATCATTCCGTGAATTTCCAGCCTATGTGAAAGAACACCTTGACCCAAGCAAACACAAAAAAGTCGCCATGTTTTGCACGGGCGGTATCCGCTGCGAAAAATCAACGGCTTATTTGAAAGAGCAAGGTTTTGACGAGGTCTACCACCTGCAAGGCGGCATCCTCAAATACCTCGAAGAAGTGCCAGAAGCCGACAGCTTATGGGAAGGCGAATGTTTTGTATTCGATGAACGCGTCGCGGTCAACCACCAACTTGAAAAAGGGCAATACGACCAATGCCATGCCTGCCGCTACCCCATCACAGAAGCCGACAAAAACAGCCCCAAATTCCAGTACCAAGTCAGTTGTCCACATTGCTTTGACTCACTCGACGAAGATAAAAAAGCCCGCCTCCTCGAACGCGGCAAACAAGTCCGCCTCGCAGCTGAACGTGGCGAATCACACATTGGCGGTGATGTGAAAAAGATTGCAGCGGAACGGCATGATGCAAAAAAAGCCCAGCGGGCAGCCGATCGAGCCAAAGCGTTATAA
- a CDS encoding calcium-binding protein translates to MATGLVLIGTSLYDTLSGLAGDDTIFGFEGNDYLSGGSGDDVIWGGDGNDSLIGGVGLDVLYGGAGDDSLNGGLGNDFLYGDEGRDSLYGGAGDDLLDGGDDIDYLSAGAGNDTLMGGLGADSLYGGDGDDVMDGGDGADYLRAGLGNDVVYGGLGNDTIYGNEGDNFIDGGEGNDVLHAGIGFSETVMGGDGNDTIYSESGTGYNGYGIVMVDGGQGNDRLIGSSVERDVFLFNGDFGLDTIVGAANNPVGSVNDYLGFDVDYTQLWFAKSGNALKISVIGTSNQVSVANWYVGTGGQADVGVSSITGSSFLGAANVDALVVAMSSLSPPPMGQTTLTQAYMDVLGVTLNSLWGAPGGGAS, encoded by the coding sequence ATGGCAACAGGACTTGTGTTGATTGGTACATCCCTCTATGACACATTGAGCGGTTTGGCTGGCGACGACACCATATTTGGTTTTGAGGGCAATGATTATTTATCGGGTGGTTCTGGCGATGATGTGATTTGGGGCGGCGACGGCAATGATTCTTTGATTGGGGGTGTGGGTTTAGACGTGTTGTATGGCGGTGCAGGTGACGATTCTCTGAATGGAGGCCTAGGCAATGACTTTCTTTACGGTGATGAGGGTCGAGATTCACTGTATGGTGGTGCTGGTGATGATCTGTTGGATGGTGGCGATGACATCGACTACCTTAGTGCAGGTGCTGGCAATGACACCTTGATGGGGGGGCTAGGGGCGGATTCATTGTATGGTGGTGATGGTGATGATGTCATGGATGGTGGCGATGGGGCTGATTACTTAAGGGCAGGTTTGGGCAATGATGTGGTGTATGGTGGATTGGGAAATGACACCATATATGGCAATGAAGGAGACAACTTTATTGATGGTGGTGAGGGCAATGATGTGCTCCATGCAGGGATTGGCTTTAGCGAAACCGTGATGGGCGGGGATGGAAATGACACAATATACAGTGAAAGTGGCACTGGATATAATGGTTATGGCATTGTGATGGTTGATGGTGGACAAGGCAATGATCGTTTGATTGGCTCCAGTGTTGAGCGTGATGTGTTTTTATTTAATGGTGATTTTGGTCTCGATACGATTGTAGGGGCTGCAAATAATCCTGTGGGCTCTGTCAATGATTACCTTGGTTTTGATGTTGATTATACTCAGCTGTGGTTTGCTAAAAGTGGCAATGCTTTGAAGATCTCCGTCATTGGTACAAGCAATCAAGTGTCTGTTGCAAATTGGTATGTTGGAACGGGTGGGCAGGCTGATGTTGGGGTGAGTTCAATAACGGGTTCTTCGTTTTTAGGTGCGGCCAATGTGGATGCTTTGGTGGTTGCGATGTCGTCACTGAGTCCGCCACCTATGGGGCAGACAACATTAACCCAAGCTTATATGGATGTGTTGGGTGTGACTTTAAACAGTTTGTGGGGGGCACCAGGAGGAGGGGCTTCTTAA
- a CDS encoding aminotransferase-like domain-containing protein, translating into MNNDTIYNEIASTQEVSLGVHGGTNPMGKGLDARLNKVDQVVAWMGERIDMRFYAPGARVPSVRQLAERLDVSRFTIVHAYDKLVAAGVLASRAGSGFYVASSVGEKIIAAPKADALNEQANVNALDTTWLMRHIFSDVAEDRSPGSGLLPKSWLENERVGVAARAVVRLCDEHIYDYGNVQGYAPLREQMVVQLHKIGMAARPEHMVTTQGVSAAIDLVARYFLRPGDAVLVDDPSWFWLYGSLRAQGLRVIGVPRDPDGPDIEVMTRIMQHDKPKLYVTNSVLHNPTSWGVTPARAYQVLRLMDEHDAYVLEDDIYGDFHAGAAKGAPALRYAALDQFKRVFYIAGFAKSLAADLRVAVLCCPAEHIQGITGRKMLCNMVSPELNERIVHRLLADGQHRRHLERLRQRIANAHARLRENLPKIGLVYPPLTQDGLFIWLDTGVDTNALAIAAMNDGWLIAPGGLFSPNQGVSTFMRLNVARTSSEFLAWLKIYLSEIEPK; encoded by the coding sequence ATGAACAACGATACAATTTACAACGAAATCGCCAGCACACAAGAGGTGTCTCTTGGTGTGCACGGTGGCACCAATCCGATGGGCAAAGGACTGGATGCCCGCTTGAATAAAGTGGACCAAGTGGTGGCATGGATGGGTGAGCGCATTGACATGCGTTTTTATGCCCCAGGCGCACGCGTACCATCGGTGCGTCAGCTGGCAGAGCGTTTGGATGTCAGCCGTTTCACGATCGTCCATGCGTATGACAAACTGGTTGCTGCGGGTGTTTTGGCTTCGCGCGCAGGTTCTGGTTTCTATGTGGCTTCATCGGTGGGTGAGAAAATAATTGCTGCGCCCAAAGCGGATGCCTTGAATGAGCAGGCCAATGTCAATGCGTTGGACACAACTTGGCTGATGCGCCACATCTTTTCCGATGTTGCTGAAGATCGGTCGCCAGGCAGTGGTTTGTTGCCTAAATCATGGTTGGAGAATGAGCGAGTGGGTGTGGCGGCACGTGCGGTGGTGCGCTTATGCGATGAGCACATTTATGATTACGGCAATGTGCAAGGATATGCGCCTTTGCGTGAACAGATGGTGGTGCAATTACACAAAATTGGCATGGCGGCACGACCTGAGCACATGGTGACCACGCAAGGGGTTTCTGCCGCGATTGATTTGGTCGCTCGTTATTTTTTACGACCTGGTGATGCGGTGTTGGTTGATGACCCCAGTTGGTTTTGGTTGTACGGCAGTTTGCGTGCTCAAGGTTTGCGTGTCATTGGCGTGCCACGTGATCCAGATGGCCCTGACATTGAAGTCATGACGCGCATCATGCAGCATGACAAGCCAAAGCTTTATGTCACCAACAGCGTCCTGCACAATCCGACGTCATGGGGGGTGACGCCTGCGCGGGCTTATCAAGTGCTGCGTTTGATGGATGAGCACGACGCTTATGTTCTAGAGGATGACATTTACGGTGATTTTCATGCGGGTGCCGCCAAAGGTGCACCTGCATTGCGCTATGCCGCATTGGATCAATTCAAACGGGTGTTTTATATCGCAGGTTTTGCAAAGAGCTTGGCGGCCGATTTACGCGTCGCGGTGCTGTGTTGTCCAGCCGAGCACATTCAAGGCATCACGGGACGAAAGATGTTGTGCAATATGGTCAGCCCTGAGTTGAATGAGCGGATTGTTCATCGATTGCTTGCGGATGGTCAGCATCGACGTCACCTTGAACGTTTGCGTCAACGCATTGCCAATGCACATGCCCGTTTGCGTGAAAATTTACCAAAAATTGGTTTGGTGTATCCGCCATTGACGCAAGATGGTTTGTTCATTTGGCTGGATACTGGGGTGGACACCAATGCCCTTGCGATTGCGGCCATGAATGATGGTTGGTTGATTGCACCCGGGGGGTTATTTTCACCCAATCAAGGCGTTTCAACGTTCATGCGTTTGAATGTGGCGCGGACTTCGAGTGAATTTTTGGCGTGGTTAAAGATCTATTTATCTGAAATTGAACCAAAGTAG
- a CDS encoding DJ-1/PfpI family protein: MHIAILTFDGYNELDSLIALGVLNRSRPEGWRISIAAPTPTVISMNGVTIHAHVDLAEACTADAVIIGSGMKTRDIIQDPAIMAQLKTLDPTRQLIGAQCSGALILAKLGLLNNIPACTDTITKPWVIEAGIDVLNQAFFAQGHVATAGGCFASAYLGAWVRLRLEGEQAARDVLHYLAPVGEKDDYVARAMSNILPYV; encoded by the coding sequence ATGCACATCGCCATCCTCACCTTTGACGGCTACAATGAACTCGATTCGCTGATCGCTCTGGGCGTGCTCAACCGCAGTCGACCTGAGGGCTGGCGCATCAGCATCGCAGCCCCCACGCCCACCGTCATTTCGATGAACGGCGTGACGATTCATGCGCATGTTGATTTGGCCGAGGCCTGCACGGCTGATGCCGTCATCATTGGCAGTGGCATGAAAACCCGTGACATCATTCAAGATCCAGCCATCATGGCGCAGCTCAAAACACTTGATCCCACACGCCAACTCATTGGCGCACAGTGCTCAGGCGCATTGATTTTAGCGAAACTGGGGTTGCTCAACAACATCCCTGCCTGCACCGACACCATCACCAAACCTTGGGTCATCGAAGCGGGCATTGATGTGCTCAATCAAGCTTTTTTTGCACAAGGCCATGTGGCCACCGCAGGCGGCTGCTTCGCCTCAGCGTACTTGGGTGCATGGGTGCGATTGCGCTTAGAGGGTGAACAAGCGGCGCGTGATGTACTGCATTACCTTGCGCCTGTGGGCGAAAAAGACGACTACGTGGCGCGCGCCATGTCAAATATTTTGCCTTATGTATAA
- a CDS encoding FMN-binding negative transcriptional regulator, with translation MYHVQNFHESDPQTLRDLIAEHPLSTLITLDTEGLNANLIPLIWFDDGSEHGALRGHVARANPLWQHFSKDIDTLAVFQGPTAYISPSWYATKAETHKVVPTYNYVTVQAYGTLTVHDDAAWVWAQINALTNSQEARFTNPWQVSDAPEDYVAQNMRVIVGIELKINRLTGKWKVSQNQPAGNQRTVHSHLQAEGDMAMAACVHARFKDET, from the coding sequence ATGTACCACGTTCAAAACTTTCATGAATCCGACCCACAGACGTTGCGCGACCTCATCGCCGAACACCCACTGTCGACATTGATCACCCTTGACACAGAAGGCCTTAATGCCAATCTCATTCCTTTGATCTGGTTCGATGATGGCTCTGAACATGGTGCGCTGCGAGGACACGTCGCTCGCGCCAATCCATTGTGGCAACATTTCTCTAAAGACATCGACACCTTGGCGGTCTTCCAAGGACCGACGGCCTATATTTCACCGTCATGGTATGCCACCAAAGCAGAAACCCACAAAGTTGTACCGACCTACAACTACGTCACGGTGCAAGCGTATGGCACGTTGACCGTGCACGACGATGCCGCTTGGGTGTGGGCGCAAATCAATGCCCTAACCAACAGCCAAGAGGCGCGCTTTACCAATCCATGGCAAGTGAGCGATGCGCCCGAAGATTATGTGGCGCAAAACATGCGTGTGATTGTTGGCATTGAGCTGAAAATTAACCGTTTGACTGGCAAATGGAAAGTCAGCCAAAACCAACCCGCAGGCAATCAACGCACCGTTCACAGTCACCTGCAAGCAGAAGGTGACATGGCCATGGCGGCCTGCGTGCACGCACGATTCAAGGATGAAACATGA
- a CDS encoding aspartate/glutamate racemase family protein: MSDIIPLRTIGLLGGMSWESSALYYRDINQHVRNTLGGLYSAPIVLDSVNFAQMDAWLRMGAWEHIAHHLSQRAQALEGAGAHCIAIATNTMHKVYAHIAAAVNVPVLHIATPTIAQLRNAGITRIAFLGTRYSMEQDFLTQVYRTAGVDVLVPNASERDVVHHVIFNELCQGVVNDTSRKQYQTIIASLAAQGAQAVVLGCTEITLLLSAEDVSLPMFDTAALHARALADVALMLNTPEVI, encoded by the coding sequence ATGAGCGACATCATTCCACTGCGCACCATCGGCTTGCTGGGCGGCATGAGCTGGGAATCATCGGCTTTGTATTATCGCGATATCAATCAACATGTGCGCAACACCCTCGGCGGCTTATATTCGGCTCCGATCGTTTTGGACAGCGTTAATTTTGCACAGATGGATGCTTGGCTTCGCATGGGAGCGTGGGAGCACATAGCACATCACTTGAGCCAGCGTGCGCAAGCACTTGAAGGTGCAGGCGCACACTGCATTGCGATCGCCACCAACACCATGCACAAAGTGTATGCGCACATCGCCGCAGCGGTCAACGTGCCAGTGCTGCACATTGCCACACCCACAATCGCCCAATTGCGCAACGCGGGCATCACACGCATCGCCTTTCTCGGCACGCGTTACAGCATGGAGCAGGATTTTTTGACCCAAGTCTATCGCACAGCGGGCGTGGATGTGCTCGTGCCCAATGCGAGTGAACGTGATGTGGTGCACCACGTGATTTTCAATGAATTGTGTCAAGGCGTCGTCAACGACACTTCACGCAAGCAGTACCAAACCATCATCGCGTCATTGGCTGCGCAAGGCGCACAAGCGGTGGTACTGGGTTGCACAGAAATCACACTATTGTTGAGTGCTGAGGATGTTAGCTTGCCGATGTTTGACACAGCGGCGTTGCATGCGCGGGCATTGGCAGATGTGGCTTTGATGCTCAATACACCTGAAGTCATTTAG
- a CDS encoding cupin domain-containing protein, translated as MHLETKNALDTLKLSRAPFAVLFEHGSLSVEIYKPVGEDLQQPHSRDEAYIVISGHGMFNNGGTQHPFVAGDFMFVAAGTEHRFETFSDDFSTWVLFYGPEGGENASH; from the coding sequence ATGCACCTTGAAACTAAAAACGCCCTCGACACCCTCAAACTCAGCAGAGCACCATTTGCAGTCTTATTTGAGCACGGCAGTTTATCTGTCGAGATTTACAAACCCGTCGGTGAGGATTTACAGCAACCACACAGCCGCGATGAGGCTTATATCGTCATTTCTGGGCATGGCATGTTCAACAACGGTGGCACACAGCACCCATTCGTTGCAGGGGATTTTATGTTTGTGGCTGCGGGCACTGAGCATCGTTTTGAAACGTTCAGCGACGATTTTTCGACATGGGTTCTTTTTTACGGCCCAGAAGGGGGTGAGAATGCCTCACACTGA
- a CDS encoding DMT family transporter, whose product MPHTETKSLWLGFFAVTLFALTLPMTKLAMGANAMTGAHFVNGLSPWFIAFGRAAVAGILSAAYLYTHKAAWPKGKQWLTLMAMSAGNVFGFPIFQGLGLLYVSSAHAAVFNGLLPLLTAVMSAFLFRQKPSRAFWLCAVLGGMMVIAFSLVRTGSLSLHWGDILIFIAVFFCAAGYAFGAKLSLEMPAPQALCWMLVLSLPMTLPASALTFPSESVSTTAWLGFFYLSSVSMWFGMMVWYYALNLGGAVRVSQVQLLQVFLSILFAVPLLGEPLDGLTIGFALAVVAVAYVGKKMPTQTQPTKTSLKTGGL is encoded by the coding sequence ATGCCTCACACTGAAACCAAAAGCCTTTGGCTCGGCTTTTTCGCCGTCACCTTATTTGCCTTGACTTTGCCCATGACCAAGTTGGCCATGGGTGCAAACGCCATGACAGGCGCGCATTTTGTGAATGGCCTGTCGCCATGGTTCATTGCCTTTGGGCGTGCCGCTGTGGCGGGCATATTGTCTGCCGCTTATCTGTACACACACAAAGCCGCTTGGCCAAAAGGCAAGCAGTGGTTGACCCTCATGGCCATGTCAGCGGGCAATGTGTTTGGCTTTCCGATTTTTCAAGGACTGGGGTTGCTGTACGTCTCGTCGGCACATGCGGCGGTGTTCAATGGCCTGTTGCCGCTGTTGACGGCGGTGATGTCGGCCTTCTTATTTCGACAAAAGCCATCACGGGCTTTTTGGCTGTGTGCGGTGTTGGGTGGGATGATGGTGATTGCATTTTCTTTGGTGCGCACGGGTTCACTCAGTTTGCACTGGGGTGATATTTTGATTTTTATCGCGGTGTTTTTTTGTGCCGCAGGTTATGCTTTTGGTGCCAAACTGTCTTTGGAAATGCCCGCACCACAAGCCTTGTGTTGGATGCTGGTGTTGTCTTTGCCCATGACGCTACCCGCCAGTGCGCTGACTTTTCCAAGTGAGTCAGTGAGCACGACGGCTTGGCTGGGCTTTTTCTATTTGTCCTCCGTGTCCATGTGGTTTGGCATGATGGTGTGGTACTACGCATTGAATCTCGGTGGCGCGGTGCGGGTGTCGCAGGTGCAATTGCTGCAAGTTTTTTTATCCATATTATTTGCGGTGCCATTGCTCGGTGAACCACTGGATGGACTGACCATTGGCTTCGCTTTGGCCGTTGTGGCAGTGGCTTATGTCGGTAAAAAAATGCCCACACAAACCCAACCCACCAAAACCTCGCTCAAAACAGGAGGCCTTTAA
- a CDS encoding MFS transporter, with product MTTQQQRTMPRVVWGLSLGQALLITGNILLVSVSALIGKQLAPDAAWITLPVALQFLGLMGVTLPAAHLVRRVGRKKVFLIGNLTGVLGAAVAYWALLHMQFTWFCAGTFLLGMAIGVGQQYRFAAVENAGSGQQANAVSLVMAGGVLAAILGPNLAIWAKNDAAGQQYLTAFLILLGLYALTLVVVALLPIKTPSVSEQTGDVRSYVELFKQPLLSAAIVSGTIGYAVMVLIMTATPLAMMTANFEFSHSAHVIQWHVLGMFVPSFFTGKLIARYGERTIILIGCMLLLACQGVNQMGHSYMHFTTALIALGVGWNFTFIGATTLLTRTYRPAEKAKVQGINDFLIFSFSALASLCAGYWQNTLGWAVLNALMMPATLIAMVLLYRGFKLESKQVA from the coding sequence ATGACAACACAGCAGCAACGCACCATGCCACGGGTGGTTTGGGGGCTGTCTTTGGGGCAAGCCTTGCTCATCACGGGCAATATTTTATTGGTCTCCGTATCTGCTTTGATCGGTAAACAGTTGGCACCAGATGCGGCATGGATCACACTACCTGTTGCACTTCAGTTTTTGGGCTTGATGGGGGTGACCTTACCAGCGGCCCATTTGGTGCGGCGTGTTGGCCGTAAAAAAGTATTTTTAATTGGCAATCTGACGGGCGTATTGGGCGCCGCCGTTGCCTATTGGGCTTTGCTTCATATGCAATTCACATGGTTTTGTGCGGGTACTTTTTTGCTGGGCATGGCGATTGGCGTGGGGCAACAGTACCGCTTTGCCGCCGTCGAAAATGCAGGGTCCGGTCAACAGGCCAACGCGGTCAGTTTGGTCATGGCAGGCGGGGTTTTAGCGGCCATTTTGGGGCCCAACTTGGCCATTTGGGCAAAAAATGACGCAGCGGGACAACAGTACCTCACTGCCTTTTTGATCTTATTGGGTTTGTATGCATTGACTTTGGTTGTGGTTGCGCTGTTGCCGATTAAAACCCCCAGTGTGTCGGAGCAAACAGGTGACGTGCGCTCGTATGTGGAGCTGTTTAAACAGCCCTTGTTAAGCGCTGCGATCGTCTCGGGCACCATTGGCTATGCGGTCATGGTATTGATCATGACCGCCACACCGTTGGCCATGATGACCGCCAACTTTGAGTTCTCACACTCGGCGCATGTCATTCAATGGCATGTGTTGGGCATGTTTGTGCCGTCATTTTTCACGGGCAAACTGATCGCACGTTATGGCGAACGCACGATCATTTTGATCGGCTGCATGTTGCTGTTGGCGTGCCAAGGTGTGAACCAAATGGGTCACAGCTACATGCATTTCACAACGGCCTTAATCGCCTTGGGTGTGGGCTGGAATTTCACATTCATCGGTGCAACCACATTATTGACCCGAACCTATCGCCCCGCTGAAAAAGCCAAGGTACAAGGCATCAATGATTTTCTGATCTTCTCTTTTTCTGCGTTGGCCAGTTTATGTGCAGGTTATTGGCAGAACACCTTGGGTTGGGCTGTGCTGAATGCGCTGATGATGCCAGCCACATTAATCGCCATGGTCTTGCTGTATCGTGGTTTTAAGCTGGAATCAAAGCAGGTCGCTTAA
- a CDS encoding LysE family translocator encodes MTAWFHFTLASLSALLIFAFVSSITPGPNNLMLLYSGARFGFNRSLPHLLGVSLGFGFMLALCCLGVAAVFWQIPHAQDALKIAGCAYMLWLAYKLWKHGALPTNGELPDSKNKGAAKPFTFMQAALFQYVNPKAWVMGLTVPAAYLPNDGSILVNTLVATVFFTAINLVCCGTWVQGGVTLQKLMHKPKLAQWINWIIVAMTVYCAAAVWL; translated from the coding sequence ATGACCGCTTGGTTTCATTTCACTTTGGCCAGTTTATCAGCCTTGCTCATTTTCGCATTCGTGTCATCCATCACGCCAGGACCGAATAATTTGATGTTGCTGTATTCGGGCGCACGCTTTGGTTTCAACCGCAGCTTGCCACACTTACTGGGGGTCAGTCTGGGTTTTGGTTTTATGCTGGCCTTGTGCTGTTTGGGTGTGGCAGCGGTGTTTTGGCAAATTCCTCATGCACAAGATGCTTTAAAAATTGCAGGCTGCGCATACATGCTGTGGCTTGCTTATAAACTATGGAAACATGGTGCCTTGCCCACGAATGGCGAATTACCCGATTCAAAAAACAAAGGCGCAGCCAAGCCTTTCACTTTCATGCAAGCTGCATTGTTTCAATATGTCAATCCAAAAGCATGGGTGATGGGCTTGACCGTGCCCGCAGCGTATTTGCCCAACGATGGGTCTATTTTGGTCAACACCTTGGTTGCCACCGTGTTTTTCACCGCCATTAACTTGGTGTGTTGCGGTACATGGGTGCAAGGGGGCGTGACGCTACAAAAACTCATGCATAAACCCAAATTGGCACAATGGATCAATTGGATCATTGTGGCCATGACGGTGTACTGTGCCGCTGCGGTGTGGCTCTAA
- a CDS encoding glycine C-acetyltransferase — protein MNSNYIQHINETLEHIRADGFEKPERVIATPQSAHVRLADGREVLNFCANNYLGLADDARLIAAAKQGMDDYGYGCASVRFICGTQSIHKQLEAAISKHLSTEETILYSSCFDANGGVFETLLGEQDAVISDELNHASIIDGVRLCKAARYRYKNNDLADLEVQLKAAQAAGARFTLVVTDGVFSMDGTIANLQGIAALTTQYGALLMVDDSHAVGFIGAAGAGTPEHCGVSDKVDIYTGTLGKALGGASGGYVSAKAPIVQLLRQRSRPYLFSNSLVPAIAAASLKVLGILGSDEGAALRAQLKRNAEQFRTAMTAAGFELLPGEHPIIPVMLGDAKLAADMAAELLNEGVYVIGFSFPVVPKGRARIRTQMSAAHTHEDVKKAVDAFIKIGQKLGVIQH, from the coding sequence ATGAACTCAAACTACATCCAACACATCAATGAAACCCTCGAACACATCCGCGCCGATGGTTTTGAAAAACCTGAGCGTGTCATTGCCACACCACAAAGCGCGCATGTGCGCCTCGCAGACGGTCGGGAAGTGCTTAATTTCTGCGCCAACAACTACCTTGGTTTGGCCGACGACGCCCGCTTGATTGCCGCAGCCAAACAAGGAATGGACGATTACGGCTATGGCTGCGCTTCAGTGCGCTTCATTTGCGGCACACAATCCATTCATAAGCAACTTGAAGCAGCCATTTCAAAACATTTAAGCACAGAAGAGACCATTTTGTACTCAAGTTGCTTTGATGCCAACGGCGGCGTGTTTGAAACGCTATTGGGCGAGCAAGATGCCGTGATTTCGGATGAGCTCAATCACGCTTCGATCATCGATGGTGTCCGTCTGTGCAAAGCCGCACGTTATCGTTATAAAAACAATGACTTGGCGGATTTAGAAGTGCAGCTCAAGGCCGCTCAAGCCGCAGGCGCGCGCTTCACATTGGTCGTCACCGACGGCGTGTTCTCGATGGACGGCACAATCGCCAATTTGCAAGGCATTGCGGCATTGACCACACAATACGGTGCGCTGCTGATGGTCGATGATTCACACGCCGTGGGCTTCATCGGCGCAGCGGGTGCAGGCACGCCTGAACACTGCGGCGTATCGGACAAAGTTGACATTTACACGGGCACGCTCGGTAAAGCCCTTGGTGGCGCATCAGGCGGCTACGTCTCAGCCAAAGCGCCGATTGTGCAGCTGTTGCGCCAACGTTCACGCCCGTATTTATTTTCAAATTCACTGGTGCCCGCGATTGCCGCAGCGAGCTTAAAAGTGCTGGGTATTTTAGGTTCAGACGAAGGCGCAGCCCTGCGCGCGCAACTCAAACGCAATGCGGAACAATTTCGCACCGCCATGACCGCTGCGGGCTTCGAACTTCTGCCAGGTGAGCACCCGATCATCCCCGTCATGCTCGGCGATGCCAAACTGGCCGCGGACATGGCGGCCGAGCTGCTCAATGAAGGCGTGTATGTGATTGGCTTTTCTTTCCCTGTTGTGCCCAAAGGCCGAGCACGGATTCGCACGCAGATGTCGGCGGCGCACACACACGAGGATGTGAAAAAGGCGGTTGATGCGTTCATTAAAATAGGACAAAAACTGGGGGTGATTCAACATTGA
- a CDS encoding GNAT family N-acetyltransferase — MPNIQTIIRHATAKDAAAISSLILSVAHFFTLHPQGHGAEVFLNNLQPDAILKLIEADHFLYCVAHVDGVLAGAAAMKDNAHLYHLFVSPAFQKKGIARQLWQHMQQTATQQGNQGVFTVNSTPYAQSMYEHFGFCATAPRVQMKGIAFIPMSLNLHALINH, encoded by the coding sequence ATGCCCAACATTCAAACCATCATTCGCCACGCCACAGCAAAGGATGCAGCTGCCATCAGCTCGCTCATCCTCAGTGTTGCCCATTTTTTTACACTTCACCCACAAGGGCATGGGGCGGAGGTGTTTTTAAACAACCTTCAACCCGATGCGATCCTTAAACTGATTGAGGCCGATCATTTTTTATACTGTGTGGCTCATGTGGATGGTGTGCTGGCGGGTGCGGCGGCGATGAAGGACAACGCCCACCTGTATCACCTGTTTGTTTCACCCGCCTTTCAAAAAAAAGGCATTGCCAGACAACTGTGGCAACACATGCAGCAAACCGCCACTCAACAAGGCAACCAAGGGGTATTTACAGTCAATTCAACACCTTACGCTCAATCGATGTATGAACATTTTGGCTTTTGTGCAACAGCACCACGGGTTCAAATGAAAGGCATTGCTTTTATCCCCATGTCGTTGAATTTGCATGCTTTAATCAACCATTGA